The following is a genomic window from Deltaproteobacteria bacterium.
TGGCGAGCACGGCCAGGACACTGAAGAAGTAGGCGTGACGGTCGCGCTGGATGATCTGGTTGGACACCGGGTCCGGCGTGAGGCCCGCGGCCTTGCACACGTACGCCTCCACCTCCGGGGGCACCTGCGCGTAGGTGCCGACCGCGCCGGAGACGATGCCGCAGCACACCTCGGCGACGGCGCCCTCCAGACGCGCCAGGTTGCGGCCCATCTCTTCGTGCCACAGGGCCAGCTTGAGGCCGAAGGTGATGGGTTCGGCGTGGATCCCGTGGGTGCGCCCCATCATGGGCGTGTCCTTGTAGCGATGCGCCTGCTCCCGCAGCACCGACATGAACGTGCGCACGTCTTCCAGCAGGAGCGCGCTGGCGTCCTTGAGCTGCAGCGAAAACCCCGTGTCCATGACGTCGGAAGAGGTCATGCCGACGTGCACGAAGCGGGCGTCGTCGCCGATGGACTCGGCGAGGCAGCGCAGGAACGCGATCAGCTCATGGTGCACCTCGCGTTCGATCTCGCGGATGCGCGCGACGTCGAAGCGGGCGTTCCGCCGGATGCGCGCGGGCACGTCCCCGGGCACCTTGCCCAACTCGGCCAACGCTTCCGTGGCCAGGATCTCCACCTCCAGCCACTTGCCGAAGCGGTTCTCCTCGGACCAGATCCGCGCCATCTCGGGGCGTGTGTAGCGGTCGATCATGTTCTGCGTGTTCCCGGGTCTTGTGCGCCGGTGTGCCCGAAGCCGCCGGCGTCACGGGTGGATGCGGGGAGCTCGTCCACCTCTTCCAATCGCACCCGCGGGACGCGCTGCACCACCATCTGGGCGATACGGTCGCCGTGGCGGATGATCGCGGGCTCCCGTCCCAGGTTGATCACCGCCAGTTGCACCTCGCCGCGGTAGTCCGAGTCAATGGTACCGGGGCTGTTCACCAGGGTGACGCCGTGCTTGAGCGCCAGCCCGCTTCGGGGACGGAGCTGCGCCTCGAAGCCCGGCGGCAGGGCCAGCGCGAAGCCGGTGGGTATCAGCGCCCGCTCCAATGGAGCCAGCACGACCTCGTCTTCCACCGCGGCGGCCAGATCCAGCCCCGCCGAACCCTCGGTCATGTAACGCGGCAAAGGAACGGCGGCCTTGCCGTCCCTCACCCGCTTGATCTGGACCTTGACGTCGGCCATGACAACCGGCAATCGCTTCGAGCGACGGCGCCCTGAATCTTCACCCCACCCCTGGATTCCCGCTCCCGATCGGGGTCGAGGGCAAGCTTTCGCGGGAATGACGATTCGAAAGGTCCCCTCCTCAGGGATTGACCGCGACGGCCTCGAGAGCCGTGCCACCGAACTGGACACCTTCGACGCTGTGACCTTCCAGGTCGCCCAGCAGAGTGGCGGTCATGGCGCCGGGGGTGAACAGCTCCCGGGCCAGTTCGGTCACTGCGTCCAGGGTGACATCGCGCACGGCGCGGGTGATCTCCTCCACGGAAATCTGCGTACCGCGGTGCATCTCGCTCCGGGTCATATGCGTCATCCACGAGTCCGCGGACTCGAGGCCCAGCAGGGTGTGCCCGACGAGTTGCTCGCGCGCCCGGCCAAGCTCCTCCTCGGTCGCTTGACCCGCGGCCACCTTGGCCATCTCGTCCACGGCGAGATCCATGACTTCCCGCGCCCACTCCGCCTTGGTGCCGACGTAGACGCCGAGGTAGCCGGTATCCCGGTAGGGTGCCAGGAACGAATAAACCGAGTAGGCCTTGCCGCGCCGCTCGCGTATCTCCTGGAACAGGCGCGAGCTCATACCGCCCCCGAGCAGCGTGTTGCAGACGTGCGCCACGTAGTTCCGCGGATCGCCGTGCGGCAGCGCCGGCACTCCCAGGCAGATGTGCACCTGCCCGAGCTTGCGCGCGTGGTGGAACACGCCGGAGTGGGGCTTCGGTGCCGCCGCCGGAGCCTGCAACGGCTTGGCCTCGAGGGCGCCGAAGGCGCCGCCCACCGCGTCCACCAGCTCGGCATGCGAGAGATTCCCCGCGCCGGCGACGATGATCCGGCCGGGCAGATAGCGCTCGGCCATGAACCCGACGAGATCGTCCCGGGTGAAGGCGGAGACGGTATCCACTTCACCGCCCACCGCCCGACCCAGGGGATGGTCGCCGAAGTAGTCGAGGCTGAACAGGTCGTGGACGAAGTCCTCGGGGTTCTCGTCCGCCGAGGCGATCTCCTGAAGGATCACGGTGCGCTCGCGCTCGATCTCCTCCGGGTCGAATACAGAGTCGAGAAAGAGGTCGCTCAGGACGTCGACGGCCAAGGGCAGGTGCTCGTCCACCACCTTGGCGTAGTAGCAGGTGTTTTCCTTGCCGGTGAAGGCGTTGAGCACCCCGCCGACGGCGTCCATCTCCTCGGCGATCCGTTGCGCGCTACGCGTCTTCGTGCCCTTGAACAGCAGGTGCTCCAGGAAGTGGGACAACCCCCCCTGACGCGGCTCTTCGTAGCGGGAGCCGTTCTCCACCCAGATGCCGAGACTCACCGCCCGGGTCCCGGAGCGCTGTTCGGTAAGAATCCTGACGCCGTTGTCCAGAATCGTCTTTTGGAACATCGGATGGAGACACCCTCGGCGATCCCATCGCCATGGGGGCACGGCGGGCCTGGAGCCCGCCGCCGCCTGATCTGTTTTGGATTTCCGCTCTTGCTTGAAGATCCGCCCGCTACACCCGGTCGGAGGTCTGCTCTTCCTTCAGAGCCTCCTTGCGGCTGAGACGGATCTTGCCCTGCCGGTCCACGTCCAGCACCTTCACGAGCAGCTCGTCGCCCTCGTTGAGCACGTCCCGCACCCGCCGCACATGGTCATCGGCGATCTGCGAGATATGGACCAGTCCGTCGGTGCCCGGCAGGATCTCGACGAACGCGCCGAAGTCCATCACGCGCCGGACCGTGCCCTTGTAGATGCGGCCGATCTCCACCTCGGCGACGATCCCCTCGATCATGTCCAGCGCCCGGCGGCTGCCCGCCTCGTCGCTGGACGCCACCGTGACGGTGCCGTCGTCCTGCACGTCGATCTTCGTGCCCGTGGCCTCGACGATGCCGCGGATGACCTTGCCTCCCGGTCCGATGATGTCGCGGATCTTCTCGGGCCGCACCTTGATGGTGGTGATGCGCGGTGCGTGGCGCGAAACGTCGTCGCGCGTCTCCGCCAGCGTGCCGTCCATGATGTCGAGAATGTGAAGGCGGCCTTCCCGCGCCTGGTACAGAGCCTCCTCCATGATCGCGCGGGTGACGCCGCTGATCTTGATGTCCATCTGCAGCGCGGTGATGCCTTCCCGGGTGCCGGCCACCTTGAAGTCCATGTCGCCGAGATGGTCCTCGTCGCCGAGGATGTCGGTCAGCACCCGCACCTCGTCGCCTTCCTTGATGAGGCCCATGGCGATACCCGCCACCGGCGCCTTGATGGGAACGCCGGCGTCCATGAGCGACAGGGAGCCGCCGCAGACGCTCGCCATGGAACTGGACCCGTTGGATGCGAGGATCTCGGAGACCACGCGCAAGGTGTAGGGGAATGCGTCCTCCTCGGGAAGAACGGGCACCAGCGCGCGTTCGGCCAGCGCGCCGTGGCCGATCTCACGCCGGCCCGGGCTGCGCAGGAACTTCACCTCGCCGGTGCTGTAGGGAGGGAAGTTGTAATGCAGCATGAACTTCTTGAACTGCTCGCCGGTGAGGGCGTCGACGCGCTGCGCGTCGGAGGACGTGCCGAGGGTAGCCACCACCAGCGCCTGGGTCTCGCCGCGGGTGAAGAGGGCCGAGCCGTGGGTGCGCGGCAGGAGGTTCACGTCACAGGTAATGGGGCGCACGTCCTTGAGGCCGCGGCCGTCGATGCGCTTGCGCTGCACCACCAGGTCGCGGAGCTGGGACTTCTCCAGGGCCCGGAAGGCGCCCTTGATCTCCCGTTCGCGCCCGGGAAACTCTTCCCCGCCCGCGGCCATGACTTCGCTGCCCACTTCGTCCACGCGGGAATTGCGCTGCTTCTTGTCGGCGATGCACACCGCCTCCTTGACCTTCTCCTGAGCGCGCTCCCGTACCCAGGCGGTCAAGGTCTCGTCCTTCTCTTCCTGGGGAGCCACCCGCTTGGGCTTGCCGAGCTGTTCCCGGAGCTTCTCCTGCAGGTCGATGAGCGGCTGGATCGCCTGGTGGCCCTGGAAGAGCGCGTCCAGCACGCCCTCCTCGGGCACGACCGACGCGCCCCCCTCCACCATCAGGATGCCGTCCCGGGTACCCGAGAGGAAGATATTGACGTCGCAATCCGCAATCTGGCTCTGGATCGGATTCATGACCCACTCGCCGTCCATGCGGCCCACGCGGACCCCGGCCAGAGGGCCGTTGAACGGGATGTCGGATATTTCGATGGCCAGCGACGCGGCGAACATGGAAACCGCGTCGGTGTCGTTCTCGCCGTCCGCGGACAGCACCGTGACGATGATCTGCGTCTCCGCCTTGAGACCGCCGGCGAACAGCGGCCGGATGGACCGGTCGATGAGGCGGCAGTTGAGGATTTCCTTCTCCGAGGGGCGTCCCTCGCGCTTGAAAAAACCGCCGGGAATACGCCCGGCGGCAAAGGTCTTTTCCTGGTAATCGACAGTGAGCGGGAAGAAGTCGATCTCCTCGCGGATGTCCTTGGACGCCACGGCGGTGGCGAGGACAACAGTCTCGCCGAAACGCACCAACGCGGCGCCGTCGGCCTGCAGGGCGACCTTGCCGACGTCGACACATAGAGGTCGACCGCAATAATCCAACTCGATCTTTGTTTGCATAAGTGTACCCTCGGGGGCAGTGGAGGCTGAAGAGAAGAACGCGGGAAGGGACGACAACGGCCGGGTACCTATCGACGGATACCCAGCCGCTGGATCAAGGTCTGGTACCTCTGAACATCCTGTTTCTTGAGATAATCCAGAAGCCGCCGCCTTTTGCCGACGAGCCTGAGCAGGCCCATCCGCGTGTGATGGTCCTTCTTGTGTGTTCTCAGATGCTCTGTCAGGTAGGTGATGCGGTGGCTGTGAATCGCCACCTGCACTTCAGGCGAACCGGTGTCCGAATCGTGGAGTCTGAATTGCCTGATCGTCTCGCTGGTCTGCTCCCGAGCTGATTCCATCTGTACCCTTTTCTTTCTCCTGTCTTTTGATTTGATTTGCTTTTTAGCATACCGGCCGCGCACTTGCAAAAGCCGCGCCGGACGGCGGCCGCGCTCATCCGGAGCGGTTGAGGACCCGCAGGATCTGCCACCTTCGCACCATCGCTTCCCAGCCGATCAGCGCCACGAGTTCGCCGTCCTGATCCACCACCCGGCGGGTGGTCTCGCCGGGGTCGGGCATCCCGATGCCGGCCAGGGCGCCCTGGAGACCGCGCCTGAGCCCGTCGGCCGCGGCCCCGTCCACGACGGCGCCGCGCAGGTGGCCCAAGGCCTGGTTCAGCGGCACCAGCGGGACGGCACCGGCATCCGAAAGCTCCGTCAGAGCGTCCAGCGTGACGGCGTCGCCGATGTGAAACGGACCGGACGTCACCCGCCGCAGGCGGCTCAGGTGGCCGCCGCAACCCAGGGCGCTGCCGATGTCGGCGGCCAGGGTGCGCACGTAGGTGCCCTTGGAACAGGTCAGATCGAACTCCAGTTCCGCCGGCGCCGCTTGCTCCAGACGCGTGATCTCCACCCGGATGTCGCGCGCCTCCCGTCCCACTTCGACGCCCTTGCGCGCGAGTTCGTAGAGCCGGGTTCCGTCCTGCCTGAGCGCCGAATACATGGGCGGTACCTGGCGCAGGCTGCCACTGAACTCCCGGCGCAGTGCCTCGAGTTCCGGCCGACCCAGCCGCGGGACGTCGCGCCGCACCCGCACCTCGCCGGTGCGGTCCTGTGTATCGGTCTCGGCGCCGAGCGCGATGGCGCCGGTGTAACCCTTGTCCGCGTCCAGGAAGTGCTGCGCGACCTTGGTCCCTTCGTTGACCGCCAGCGGCAGGAGCCCGGAAGCGAACGGATCCAGCGTGCCCAGGTGCCCGACCTTGCGCGCGCCCGTGATGCGCTTGGCCGTGGCCACCACCCGAGCCGAGGATGGGCCCTCCGGCTTGTCCACCAGCAGGATGCCGCTCGTGACCAGATGCATGTTGTCTCGTGGAGTTCTGCCGATCAGGCCTTGGACCGGACCTGGCCGAGAAGGTCCTCGATGCGCCGGGCACGGTCCGGGGCCTCGTCATGGACGAACTCGAGGTCGGGTACGAAGCGCAGATCGAGGTCGGCGGCGATCCGATTTCGGATGAACCCCGTGGCCGCGCGCAGGCCCAGAAGCGCGTCGTTCCCGGAAGCTTCACCGTCGCGCACCGTGAAGTAGAGAGTGGCGTGCTTGAGGTCGGGACGCACGTCCGTCCCGGTCAGCGTCACCGAAGCGAGCCGCGGATCGTTAAGCGAGCGCGACAACAGCCGTGAAACGAACTCGATCAGCAAGTCGCCTACGCGCTGCGAACGCGGAATGCCTGTGTTTTGACGATTTCTAGCCACTCCCCCGCTCCCCACCTGGATTCCCGCTTCCGCGGGAATGACGTATTCGTATCGGTTCTGCCGGAAGTGCCGTGGCTGGAGCGTCCCCGCCTATTCGTGCAGTACGCGGAGTTCCGACTCGCCCAGTTCCGCCAGACCCATGCGGTGCACAAACTCCATCACTTCACGAAGCGTGGCTTCCACGATTCGCGGATTGCTGCCCGCGGCCGCGAATCCCAGCAACGCCCGCTGCCACAGGTCCTGGTCGCCGCACTCCGTCGTGGAAACATTGAACCGGTTGGAGACGCGCGCTTGAATCTTGCGCAGCACGGAGCGTTTCCCCTTGAGGGAATGGTTCTCCGGCAGGATCAGCACCAGCTTGAGGACGCCGATCACCATGCCGCCGGCCTCTCAGCCACTTCGCCGTGCCGAGCTACCGGTCCGCGGAAAGCTGGGCGGCGCCACCGCCATCGGCCCGCAATTGCGCGCGAGTGACAGGGATCTTCTCGAAACCTTCGATAACGTCGCCGACCTTGACGTCATGGTAACCGTCGATGGCGATGCCGCATTCGTAACCCGTGCCCACTTCGCGCACGTCGTCCTTGAAGCGTTTGAGGCTTGCCAGCCGACCCTCGTGCACCACCACCTGGTCGCGCAGGAGACGGATCATGCTGGAACGCTGGATCTTGCCGTCGCTAACCGCGCAGCCCGCAATGGTGCCGACACCGCGGATGTTGAACACTTCGCGAACCTGTATGCGCGCGTGGAACTCCTCGCGGTACACCGGCTCCAGCATCCCTTCCATGGCCGAGCGAATGTCGTCGAGCACCTCGTAGATGATGGTGTAGAGGCGCAAGTCCACTCCCTGCTGTACCGCCAGGCCCGTGGCCTTGGGCTCGGGCCGGACATTGAAACCGATGACGATGGCGTTGGATGCACTGGCCAGCAACACGTCGCTTTCGGTGATGCCGCCCACCGACCCGTGTATTGCGCGGATCTTGACTTCGTCCGTGGATATCCGGGTGAGCGCATCGCCGAGGGCTTCCACCGAACCGTGGACGTCGCCCTTGAGCACCACGCGCAGTTCCTTGACCTCGCTCGCCCTGATCTGGTCGTAGAACTCCTCCAGGGAGACCTTGCTGGTCTTGGCCAGCTCCGCCTCGCGCTGCTGATCTTCCCGGTATTCGGCCAACTGCCGGGCCGTGGCCTCGTCCGTGAGGGCCGAGAACGCCTCGCCGGCCTGCGGCACGCCCTGCAGTCCGAGGATCTCCACCGGGATGGACGGCGTCGCCTGGTCCACCTTCCGTCCCTGGTCGTCGATCATGGCGCGAACCTTGCCGTGATGGGGTCCGGCGAAGATGGGATCGCCCACCTTCAGAGTCCCTTCCTGCACCAACACCGTGGAAACCGGACCGCGCCCCCGCTCCAGCTTGGCCTCCACCACGGCGCCCCGCGCCAGCTTGTTGGGGTTGGCCTTGAACTCCAGCAGGTCCGCCTGGAGCAACAGCATCTCCAGCAGGCTCGGGATCCCTTCACGGGTTACGGCGGACACCGGCACGAAGATCGTGTCTCCGCCCCAGCTCTCGGGCACCAGACCGTGGTCGGAGAGGCCGCGCTGCACCCGCTCGGGGTCGGCGTCGGGACGGTCGATCTTGTTCACCGCCACGATGATCGGCACCTCGGCCGCGCGCGCGTGATCCACCGCCTCGATGGTCTGGGGCATGACGCCGTCGTCGGCCGCCACCACCAGCACCACGATGTCCGTGACCTTCGCCCCACGCGCCCGCATGGCGGTGAAGGCTTCGTGTCCGGGGGTGTCGAGGAAAGTCACGCCCCGCCCTTCCACCCGGACGTGGTACGCGCCGATGTGCTGTGTGATCCCGCCGGCCTCCGCGTCGGTGACGTGGGTGCTGCGGATGGCGTCGAGCAGCGAGGTCTTGCCGTGATCGACGTGTCCCATGATCGTGACCACCGGCGGCCGCGGCTCCAGCGCCTCTTCGGGCTCCGCTACCTCATGTTGGCCCTGAAGCGCGGTCTCCACGTCGAACGCCACGTTCTCGACCTGGTAGTCGAACTCATTGGCCACGAGGGTCGCCGTATCGAAGTCGAGCACCTGGTTGATGGTGGCCATCATGCCCAGGCCCATCAGCTTCTTGATGACCTCTCCCGCCTTGACGCCCATGGACCGGCCCATGTCGCCCACCGTGACCACCTCGGCCATGCGCACCACTCGCTTGCTGGCCTTGGGCACGGTGATCTCGGTCTTGCGCTGTTCTTTCCCCGGCAGGGCACGCTTCTTTCGCAGCACCCGACCGCGGGGCGAACGGAAATCCCGTTCCTTGAGCTCGATGACTTCCTGCTTGCGAATGACCCGCTTCTTGCCCTTGCCCCCCTTGCCGGCCTTTTCCTGGCCTTCGGAGTCCGCCGGCTTGGGTTCGCCCCGTTTGTCGTCACCCGCGGCAACCGCCGGCTTGGGCGCGGGCGCCGGCTTGCGGTTCAGGTCGATGCGACCGAGAATGCGCGGCCCCACGGGCCGGGGCACGCTGTCCGGAGCGGCCTTGCCCGCCTCCACCGCGGCCGCGGCCGCGCCGTTGGCGCCGGTCGCCGCGGCCTCGGCCGGTGCCGGCTGCTGCGGCTCCCCGAGAGGGGTGGTGACCGCCGCATCGGCGGCCGCCGTATCCGCGGGCGCCGCCGCCCGCGAGGCCGGCGTCTCCTCGACACCATCCACCGGGGGCGCGGCTTCCGCGACGATCTGTTCGGCGACCTCGCCCGGCTCCGCTTGCTGTGCCGCGCCTTCTTGGGCCTCGCCCATCGCGGCTTCCTGAGACGCCGCCGGTTGGGACGGCGTCTCCGGAGGCCGCGCGGCGGGAATCGTTGGCTGGGCGACGGGGGTGAATTCCGCGGGAACCGGCGTTGCCTCGGCGTCCGCCGCCGCTTCCTCTTCCTCGGGTGGAGGCGCCACCGGGTGAATGGGCTTGCGGGTGACCAGCTCGACCGTGCTTCGGCGACGCCGGATGACGTTGGCGCGGACGCGACGCTCAGTTACCTTCTCGTGCGCCTGTACCTCGCCCATGTCCTGGTCTTCCGCGGTGATGGTCCGATCCACCACCACGCGTTCCTCGCCGACCGTGACCTTGGGTTTCTCCGTGGCGGCGATGGCCACCTTGACGGCCTCGATCTCGGCTTCGTCGAGGGAGCTCTGAGGCTTCTTGCCGCGCACCCGGATCTTGTCGAGCAGGGCGATAAGATCCTTCGGCTCCATTTCGAGCTGCTTGGCCAGTTGATGCACTCTCAGTTTGCTCATTTCCCACCCCATTGAGCGCGAAGCCTTTCCACCAGATCCTCACGATCCCCGCGGGGCAGATCGCGACGAAAAGCCCGGTACAGGCTCTTCCGTTTCAGGAAAGCTCGCCAACAATCCTCGCGGTTGTGCAGATAGCCTCCTCGTCCCCGGACTTCCTCGGGTTCCAAACCGTGCTCCGTGATCGCGACCCGACGCATGGCGGTCTTGGCGTCGCGCTGACCGCAACCCAGACAGGTCCGCACCGGCGTACGGGCGCTCATTCCGTATGTTCGGCCCTCTGCTCCGGCGTCTCCGCCGGTTCGGCGTCCTGCGGCGCCGTTTCGCCCTTCCCTTCGCCGTCCGCGGCCGCATCCGCGGGCGCCTCGGGTTCCTCTTCACTCGTCTCCTCGGCCGCCTCGGCCGCGCGCGCGGCCTCCTCCGCCTCTCGCGCCGCCTGCTCCCGCAGTTCCTCCACGTGCCTCGCGCCGGCTTCCAGAATGACGGCCGCCTTTTCCAGCTCGATGCCGGTGATCTCATGGATGGTGGAGGAATCGGCCTCCGCCAAGTCCTCGGCCGACTTGAATCCCGACTGGTAGAGCAACTCCGCCATCACCTCGCTGATGCCCGGCACCCCCGACAGCGACTGCCGCGCCTGCCGGCTTTCCTCTTCCGCCTCCGACTCGCTGCGCGCGTCGATGCCCCACCCGGTGAGCCGGGAAGCCAGCCGGACGTTCTGGCCCTTTCGTCCGATGGCCAGTGAGAGCTGCTCGTCCGGGACGATCACCTCCATGCTGTGGGCGTCGTCGTCGAGGAAGATCTTGGTAACCTTGGCGGGAGCGAGCGCCCGGCAGACGTACTCGGCCTGCTCCGGAATCCAGTGCACGATGTCGATCTTCTCGCCGCGCAGCTCCTGCACCACCGACTGCACCCGGGTCCCCTTCATGCCCACGCACGCGCCCACCGGGTCCACGTCCGCATCGTTGGAGACCACGGCGATCTTCGCGCGTCCGCCCGGCTCTCGCGCCGCGCCCTTGACCTCGACGATGCCTTCGTAAATCTCGGGTACTTCCTGCTCGAACAGCTTGATGAGCATACCCGGGTGAGTGCGCGAAAGGACAATCTGGGGGCCGCGGCTGGTCATCTCGACGCTCACGATATAGGCGCGGATGCGGTCGCCCTGCCGGTAGCGCTCGCGCGGCACCTGTTCCTTCTCCGGCAAGATCGCGTTGGTCCTGCCGAGATTGACGATCAGGTTGTTCTTCTCGAAGCGCTGCACGATGCCGTGCACCAACTCGCCTTGACGGTCCTTGAACTCGTTGTAGATGATCTCGCGTTCGACGTCCCGCACCCGTTGGACGATGTTCTGCTTGGCCGCCTGCGCCGCGATCCGGCCGAACACCTGGGAGTCGATCTTCATCAGCAGTTCATCGCCCAGCTCCACGTCCGGATCCAGCGACTCGCGCGCTTCATCCAGTTCGATTTCGGTTTCGGGGTCGGCGACGTCGTCCACCACGATCTTGGCCTCGAACAGTTCGATCTCACCGATGTCGGGGTTGTACTGAGCCTCGAAGGTGCGATCGGCCCCGAACGTCTTCTTGGCCGCCGACACCATGGCCGACTCGATGGCATCGACGAGGATCTCCCTGTCGATGCCCTTTTCCTTGGTTACCTGTTCGATGACCCGGTTTAGATCCTGCTGCATCATTCTCCCCCAGTCGGGGCTGCGTCAGGTTGACACCCACTCGTACTCGACGTTCGCCTTGACGATCAGGCCGAACGGAATAAAGACCTCCCGCCCGTCCTGCAGCACCACGACGCCGTCCCCGGCGGCGCCGTGCAGCGGTCCCAGAAACTTTTTCCGGCCGCCGATCATCTCCTCGGTCTGGAGCCGGACCCTTTGTCCCACGAAGCGCGCGAAATGTTCGGGCTTGCGCAGGGGACGATTGACACCGGGGGACGATATCTCCAGCGTGTACGCGCCCTCCACGACGTCGTAGACGTCCAGCAGGTCGCTGAGCTCGCGGCTCACCCGGCTCAGCTCGTCGAGGCCGGGTGCCTCCGTCTCGTCCTGTTTCTCCACCAAGTCGAGGTAGACCCGCAGCACGCGCCCCGCTCTCCCTTCATGCCTCAACTCGATCTCCACTACCTCCAGACCCTGGTCGGCGGCCAGCGGCTCGACGAACTCCCAGAGGCGCTCCAATGTCTCGCGCGTCGTCATCGGCACCCAAACAATCGCCGCAAATAAAAAAGCGGGCAAGCTGCCCACCGATGTTCAACTTGTACACACTGACACGGCCGAATGCAAGCCAGGATTATCGTTCGCCCCATGGCCGGATGCGCGCGTGAGCGGTTTGAAACCCGCCCGGACTCCGGTTATCATCCCCTGTCTGAAACCGTCCATGCAGAATTCTCGGCTCATGCCCACCGCGCCCCATGCCGGTGACCTGACGGCAGAGGTCTCGTGGCAGGATGTGCTCACCAGCCTCGAGGACGCCGTGATGGTCGTGGATTGCGCGCGCGCCGTATCGTTCGTCAACCAGGCGGCCGAGACCCTCACGGGACGCTCCGCGCGCAGCCTGCTGGCGCGCGACGCGCGCGACCTTTTCCGCGCCAACGGGTGGCTCGTGAACATGATCGACAACAGCCTCGGGCCCGAAGAAGGCACCAGCCGTGCGGAAACCGACTTCGTCAAGCCGCGGCGCGGGAAGGTGCCGGTGAGCGCTCTCGTATCGCCGCTCAGGGACCGTCGCGGACAGGTCTCCGGCAGCGTGCTGCTGCTGCGCGACCGCACCCTGAGGCAGGCGATGGAGGAGGACCTCAGGCGATCGGACCGGCTCGCCCTGCTGGGCAAGGTGGCCGCCGCCCTGGCCCACGAGGTCAAGAACCCGCTTGGCGGGATCAAGGGCGCGGCGCAACTGATCCGCGCCGAGGTGGCGCACGACGCGTCGCTCGTGGAAAACACCGACATCATGATCCGGGAAGTGGAGCGCGTCAATCAACTGCTGGATCAGCTTCTCGACCTCGCGCGGCCCGCGGGTCTGCACCTGGAACCGCTGAACGTGCACGAGCTGCTGGAGCACGTGCTGCGGCTGGAAGCACCCGCCGCGACCGCCGCCGGGGTCAGCGTCCAGCGCTCCTTCGACCCCAGCCTGCCGCCGGTGGCGGGCGACCGGGACCGGCTTATCCAGGTCTTCCTGAACCTCGTGAAGAACGCGCTGCAGGCCATGAACGCCGGCGGCTGCCTGACGGTGGCCACGCACATGGAGACGGAGTTCCTGATGCGCACGGGACAAGCGGCCAGCACCAAGTTCGTCAGGGTGGACA
Proteins encoded in this region:
- the purB gene encoding adenylosuccinate lyase, with translation MIDRYTRPEMARIWSEENRFGKWLEVEILATEALAELGKVPGDVPARIRRNARFDVARIREIEREVHHELIAFLRCLAESIGDDARFVHVGMTSSDVMDTGFSLQLKDASALLLEDVRTFMSVLREQAHRYKDTPMMGRTHGIHAEPITFGLKLALWHEEMGRNLARLEGAVAEVCCGIVSGAVGTYAQVPPEVEAYVCKAAGLTPDPVSNQIIQRDRHAYFFSVLAVLASSIEKFAVEIRHLQRTEVLEAEEPFAATQMGSSAMPHKRNPILSENVSGLARLVRSYSVSALENVALW
- the dut gene encoding dUTP diphosphatase, giving the protein MADVKVQIKRVRDGKAAVPLPRYMTEGSAGLDLAAAVEDEVVLAPLERALIPTGFALALPPGFEAQLRPRSGLALKHGVTLVNSPGTIDSDYRGEVQLAVINLGREPAIIRHGDRIAQMVVQRVPRVRLEEVDELPASTRDAGGFGHTGAQDPGTRRT
- a CDS encoding pitrilysin family protein produces the protein MFQKTILDNGVRILTEQRSGTRAVSLGIWVENGSRYEEPRQGGLSHFLEHLLFKGTKTRSAQRIAEEMDAVGGVLNAFTGKENTCYYAKVVDEHLPLAVDVLSDLFLDSVFDPEEIERERTVILQEIASADENPEDFVHDLFSLDYFGDHPLGRAVGGEVDTVSAFTRDDLVGFMAERYLPGRIIVAGAGNLSHAELVDAVGGAFGALEAKPLQAPAAAPKPHSGVFHHARKLGQVHICLGVPALPHGDPRNYVAHVCNTLLGGGMSSRLFQEIRERRGKAYSVYSFLAPYRDTGYLGVYVGTKAEWAREVMDLAVDEMAKVAAGQATEEELGRAREQLVGHTLLGLESADSWMTHMTRSEMHRGTQISVEEITRAVRDVTLDAVTELARELFTPGAMTATLLGDLEGHSVEGVQFGGTALEAVAVNP
- the pnp gene encoding polyribonucleotide nucleotidyltransferase; this translates as MQTKIELDYCGRPLCVDVGKVALQADGAALVRFGETVVLATAVASKDIREEIDFFPLTVDYQEKTFAAGRIPGGFFKREGRPSEKEILNCRLIDRSIRPLFAGGLKAETQIIVTVLSADGENDTDAVSMFAASLAIEISDIPFNGPLAGVRVGRMDGEWVMNPIQSQIADCDVNIFLSGTRDGILMVEGGASVVPEEGVLDALFQGHQAIQPLIDLQEKLREQLGKPKRVAPQEEKDETLTAWVRERAQEKVKEAVCIADKKQRNSRVDEVGSEVMAAGGEEFPGREREIKGAFRALEKSQLRDLVVQRKRIDGRGLKDVRPITCDVNLLPRTHGSALFTRGETQALVVATLGTSSDAQRVDALTGEQFKKFMLHYNFPPYSTGEVKFLRSPGRREIGHGALAERALVPVLPEEDAFPYTLRVVSEILASNGSSSMASVCGGSLSLMDAGVPIKAPVAGIAMGLIKEGDEVRVLTDILGDEDHLGDMDFKVAGTREGITALQMDIKISGVTRAIMEEALYQAREGRLHILDIMDGTLAETRDDVSRHAPRITTIKVRPEKIRDIIGPGGKVIRGIVEATGTKIDVQDDGTVTVASSDEAGSRRALDMIEGIVAEVEIGRIYKGTVRRVMDFGAFVEILPGTDGLVHISQIADDHVRRVRDVLNEGDELLVKVLDVDRQGKIRLSRKEALKEEQTSDRV
- the rpsO gene encoding 30S ribosomal protein S15, with translation MESAREQTSETIRQFRLHDSDTGSPEVQVAIHSHRITYLTEHLRTHKKDHHTRMGLLRLVGKRRRLLDYLKKQDVQRYQTLIQRLGIRR
- the truB gene encoding tRNA pseudouridine(55) synthase TruB; the protein is MHLVTSGILLVDKPEGPSSARVVATAKRITGARKVGHLGTLDPFASGLLPLAVNEGTKVAQHFLDADKGYTGAIALGAETDTQDRTGEVRVRRDVPRLGRPELEALRREFSGSLRQVPPMYSALRQDGTRLYELARKGVEVGREARDIRVEITRLEQAAPAELEFDLTCSKGTYVRTLAADIGSALGCGGHLSRLRRVTSGPFHIGDAVTLDALTELSDAGAVPLVPLNQALGHLRGAVVDGAAADGLRRGLQGALAGIGMPDPGETTRRVVDQDGELVALIGWEAMVRRWQILRVLNRSG
- the rbfA gene encoding 30S ribosome-binding factor RbfA, coding for MARNRQNTGIPRSQRVGDLLIEFVSRLLSRSLNDPRLASVTLTGTDVRPDLKHATLYFTVRDGEASGNDALLGLRAATGFIRNRIAADLDLRFVPDLEFVHDEAPDRARRIEDLLGQVRSKA
- a CDS encoding DUF503 domain-containing protein; translated protein: MVIGVLKLVLILPENHSLKGKRSVLRKIQARVSNRFNVSTTECGDQDLWQRALLGFAAAGSNPRIVEATLREVMEFVHRMGLAELGESELRVLHE